From a region of the Butyrivibrio sp. AE3004 genome:
- a CDS encoding ABC transporter permease, which yields MKKIQVTDSLRNIKKQLVSWLSIIVIASFATAAYLGLTYSAYGLKQTGESLYNSTNFRDIQVSSNCLLSESDLSEISELEGITHVEGRLRTFAKLKLDDRTESITVSSLPETIGVPIIKSGRLPSKPDECIIEKTLSDKLSLNIGDTLTLKDSYGEDIPELYLNSFHITGIFLHSDHISTDLNESYCLHILPSAFDLSKLDYCYSYADITFDKSGIASTFDDKYFEVADHYVDIIEELGKQLNASRYEAYTKFMSDSLLDSEKELSDASDELELASRMIPSLKSKTGETMADLGNMLSVIISKDPVTYKTAEEQITDYDEALIEYDHAIKRVDDTKESYNKTLAQGEALWYVFNRNSNPSFVYLKNNIENLRNLNLSFSSLFIVISIMVIFVSLSRMVYEQRSIIGISKALGMHENEIFSKYFIFGFSAALIGIIMGIIFSVFILEWVIALGFGDHFIFGQFPFVIELTPTIATIVIASLVALASIYFSCSSLLKETAKKLLSPKIPKGHMKALEKSFFLKKLPLFSRIIILNIRSDFVRVIVTVLSVAGCCALTVIGFSIRSSIGGALDRQISDYTGYDAKISINTSVSDDVAKNISALLVDYNVKFLLFLDKQGSVQMDDTIEYMEFLISDDLAALSYYHPLLDWHTGKNILSEDNTQKNMKPEDGIIITTKLAEIYNLSPGDDIYILDGMGYKHSAIISGIIQNYIGRYVVCTKKYYEKIVDTHYNDNTFFITMNDKSKEESLIQSLSDISGFEVYEPATEQVASLQSVVIVLNLIVGLLIIISAVMALFVILGLANMYIVSKKTELTVMRINGYTVKETIIYAIREVIFTTATGIILGIYLGCNITFYVLHTMEQVHIMFVKEPSMPSCFISVLITVLFTGAIYAIAMSKVKNLSLKDI from the coding sequence ATGAAAAAGATACAGGTAACTGATTCCCTCAGAAATATAAAAAAACAGCTTGTGTCCTGGCTGTCCATTATTGTAATCGCTTCATTTGCTACCGCAGCTTATCTGGGGCTTACTTACTCTGCCTATGGTCTAAAACAGACCGGTGAATCTCTGTATAATTCTACCAACTTCAGGGATATACAAGTTTCCTCCAATTGTCTTTTATCCGAATCCGATTTATCTGAAATATCCGAACTAGAGGGCATTACTCATGTTGAGGGGCGCCTTAGAACATTTGCCAAACTAAAGCTTGATGATCGCACTGAATCCATTACCGTGAGCTCACTCCCGGAAACAATAGGTGTTCCGATTATTAAATCAGGCCGATTACCTTCAAAACCGGATGAATGTATCATAGAAAAGACTCTTTCAGACAAACTCTCCCTAAATATAGGAGACACACTAACACTAAAGGATAGCTACGGAGAAGACATACCTGAGTTATATCTGAATAGTTTTCATATTACCGGTATTTTCCTTCATTCTGATCACATAAGCACAGACCTTAATGAATCTTATTGCTTACATATTCTTCCATCAGCTTTTGATCTTTCAAAGCTTGATTACTGCTACAGCTATGCAGATATCACTTTTGACAAATCAGGCATTGCCTCAACCTTTGACGATAAATATTTTGAGGTTGCAGATCATTATGTAGATATTATTGAAGAACTCGGCAAACAATTAAACGCTTCACGCTATGAAGCTTACACTAAGTTTATGAGTGATAGTCTCCTGGACAGTGAAAAAGAATTATCTGATGCATCAGATGAGCTTGAACTTGCATCCAGAATGATTCCGTCACTAAAAAGTAAAACCGGTGAAACTATGGCGGATTTGGGTAACATGCTCTCTGTGATCATAAGTAAAGATCCCGTAACTTATAAAACTGCAGAGGAACAGATAACCGATTATGACGAAGCACTCATAGAATATGATCATGCAATTAAAAGAGTCGATGATACAAAAGAAAGTTATAACAAAACACTCGCACAGGGTGAAGCTCTATGGTACGTATTCAACAGAAATTCCAATCCCTCTTTTGTTTATCTTAAGAACAATATTGAAAATTTAAGGAATCTTAACCTTTCCTTTTCATCGCTGTTTATTGTTATATCCATTATGGTAATATTTGTATCTCTTTCAAGAATGGTTTATGAACAGCGCTCTATTATTGGCATTTCTAAAGCACTTGGCATGCATGAAAATGAGATTTTTTCAAAATATTTCATTTTCGGTTTTTCTGCCGCTCTAATAGGAATAATTATGGGAATCATTTTTTCTGTATTTATTCTGGAATGGGTCATAGCACTTGGATTTGGTGATCACTTCATCTTTGGTCAGTTTCCTTTTGTAATTGAGCTTACTCCGACTATTGCCACTATAGTGATAGCTTCCCTGGTCGCACTTGCATCTATATACTTTTCATGCAGTTCTCTTTTAAAAGAAACCGCTAAAAAACTGCTTTCACCAAAAATCCCCAAAGGGCATATGAAAGCTTTGGAAAAGTCTTTCTTTTTAAAGAAATTGCCATTATTCAGCCGAATTATTATCCTCAATATACGTTCCGATTTTGTAAGAGTTATCGTTACTGTTCTTAGCGTTGCCGGCTGCTGTGCTCTCACTGTTATTGGTTTCTCAATAAGGTCCTCAATAGGCGGGGCGCTTGACAGACAGATCAGTGATTATACAGGATATGATGCAAAAATATCAATCAACACTTCTGTTTCTGACGATGTAGCAAAAAATATTTCCGCTTTACTTGTTGATTATAATGTCAAATTCCTACTATTTCTGGACAAACAGGGAAGTGTTCAAATGGATGATACTATTGAATACATGGAATTTCTGATTTCCGATGACCTTGCTGCACTTTCCTACTATCATCCCTTATTAGACTGGCACACAGGTAAAAATATTCTGTCAGAAGATAATACTCAAAAAAATATGAAGCCTGAAGACGGAATTATCATTACCACCAAACTTGCAGAAATCTATAACTTAAGTCCCGGTGATGATATTTATATACTGGACGGTATGGGATATAAACACTCTGCTATAATAAGCGGCATTATTCAAAATTACATCGGGAGATACGTTGTATGTACAAAAAAATACTATGAAAAAATTGTAGATACACATTATAACGACAATACTTTTTTCATTACCATGAATGATAAAAGCAAAGAGGAATCACTTATTCAATCCCTATCCGACATTTCCGGTTTTGAAGTATATGAACCTGCTACTGAACAGGTTGCGTCACTTCAAAGCGTAGTTATTGTTCTAAATCTCATTGTTGGATTACTCATTATTATCTCTGCTGTAATGGCTCTTTTTGTCATACTTGGCCTTGCAAATATGTATATTGTTTCCAAAAAAACTGAGCTTACAGTCATGAGAATAAATGGTTATACCGTCAAAGAAACCATAATTTATGCCATACGAGAGGTAATATTTACAACAGCTACCGGAATAATTCTTGGTATTTATTTAGGCTGTAATATCACATTTTATGTTTTACACACTATGGAACAGGTACATATAATGTTTGTAAAAGAGCCAAGTATGCCCTCATGCTTCATTTCTGTTTTAATAACGGTTCTTTTTACAGGAGCAATCTATGCTATAGCTATGAGTAAAGTTAAAAATCTCAGTCTGAAGGATATTTAA
- a CDS encoding phospho-N-acetylmuramoyl-pentapeptide-transferase, translated as MLYGFLISRFTQFQVAAIGMLCSYVLTFLTLSRRFSFLPQDQGRAFAINGALSKGKLRGVGIVFIIDFILMAVLFLPISIELLIYLGLLFLIMLSGYLDDASDKPWNEYKKGLIDFVLSVATMATFLAHNDTRIHFLAFEIELPYAVYFILGVILIWIAINVTNCSDGVDGLCGSLVIVTVMSFVVMFREQLGSIGTAGQLLCAVLLAYLYFNCSPSSMLMGDAGSRALGFFIALITMKSGHPFSYLMLSLVLIIDGGLGLLKISIIRFLKIKVMTNLRTPIHDHMRKNLEWSDTQVVIRFVIIQIVISILFGAL; from the coding sequence ATGCTTTACGGATTTTTGATCAGCAGATTTACACAGTTTCAGGTTGCTGCAATAGGAATGCTATGTTCTTATGTGCTCACATTTCTAACACTTAGCAGGCGGTTTTCATTTTTGCCTCAGGATCAGGGAAGGGCGTTTGCCATAAACGGTGCTCTTTCCAAGGGAAAACTCAGAGGTGTGGGAATTGTATTTATAATAGACTTTATTCTGATGGCAGTTTTGTTTCTGCCGATATCCATAGAATTGCTTATTTATCTCGGGCTGTTGTTTCTTATAATGCTGAGCGGATATTTGGATGATGCCTCAGATAAACCGTGGAATGAATATAAAAAAGGACTGATTGATTTTGTTTTATCGGTCGCTACCATGGCAACATTTCTTGCACACAATGATACCCGGATTCATTTTCTGGCTTTTGAAATAGAGCTTCCTTATGCTGTATATTTCATATTGGGCGTTATTCTTATATGGATCGCAATAAATGTAACGAATTGCTCAGATGGTGTTGACGGACTTTGTGGATCACTTGTTATTGTAACTGTAATGTCCTTTGTTGTAATGTTTAGAGAGCAGCTTGGAAGCATAGGAACAGCAGGTCAGCTTCTGTGCGCGGTGCTACTTGCATATTTGTACTTTAACTGTTCTCCGAGTTCCATGCTCATGGGAGATGCGGGATCAAGAGCTCTTGGATTCTTTATAGCACTTATAACAATGAAATCAGGCCATCCGTTTTCGTATCTGATGTTGTCATTAGTGCTCATAATTGACGGTGGTCTTGGTCTTTTGAAAATATCTATCATAAGATTCCTTAAAATTAAGGTTATGACAAACTTAAGAACTCCGATACACGACCATATGAGAAAAAATTTGGAATGGTCCGATACACAGGTAGTGATAAGGTTTGTGATTATTCAGATTGTAATCTCCATATTGTTCGGAGCTCTGTAA
- a CDS encoding zinc-ribbon domain-containing protein → MRFCTNCGEGIDDKAQMCPKCGAPVLGQGNQIPLQMVPPQDGAQQTGQIPGGTTQQGMGQGIYQQPQMYPAFDPTDHTKDMDPSDIVENKILAVAIYVFSVVGMIIALLAARDSKFVGFHLREAIRLAVLDTIVGIVAVVLCWTFIVPIAACVFACVLFVVRIIGFVNACKGKAKELPIIHSFKFLN, encoded by the coding sequence ATGAGATTTTGTACTAATTGCGGAGAGGGAATTGACGATAAGGCTCAGATGTGCCCTAAGTGTGGGGCACCGGTATTAGGACAGGGGAATCAGATTCCGTTGCAGATGGTGCCTCCACAGGATGGAGCGCAGCAGACAGGACAGATTCCCGGAGGTACGACGCAGCAGGGTATGGGACAGGGCATATATCAGCAGCCGCAAATGTATCCTGCTTTTGATCCCACTGATCATACAAAAGATATGGATCCTTCAGACATTGTTGAGAATAAGATCCTTGCAGTAGCTATCTATGTATTTAGCGTTGTTGGTATGATTATTGCTCTTCTTGCAGCAAGGGATTCCAAATTTGTAGGTTTTCATTTAAGAGAAGCGATAAGACTTGCCGTATTGGATACGATTGTTGGCATAGTTGCAGTTGTTCTTTGCTGGACTTTTATTGTTCCTATTGCTGCATGTGTCTTTGCCTGCGTTCTTTTTGTTGTGAGAATTATAGGATTTGTCAATGCTTGCAAGGGTAAGGCGAAAGAACTGCCAATCATCCATTCATTTAAATTTTTAAATTAA
- a CDS encoding GGDEF domain-containing protein, with protein MATISKWWERFKNYMNPYIHPSIKEGLYRMNLKSTRDIAFAFTIAESLMLLYYILFDGTILHSGGVFPSSVYSIIVSAITFVISHHGLKSSKRPFKSYRFLCITYFFLIIGFGMFVSFYHYVRGKQMFIFFAAIFCLVNFILLPPCVSSILIWGAYLVFYLILYSYDGAKTINLFNYCIFAILTLVGSLNKYRMQATELERIHRIETMNDMLQNVPVHDNVTDMKNRYALRDDFNSYQNHHIIVVMLDLDEFKKIIEELGQDVSDSILRQVGECIKTNLTDSHSYRYGSDSFLIILQDMELSDALQKLSIWERNMATLSIPEINKPIHYTSGYSHGTPRDEDELRMLIEAADRKRRDFC; from the coding sequence ATGGCAACTATTTCTAAGTGGTGGGAACGTTTCAAAAACTATATGAATCCCTATATACATCCGTCAATAAAAGAAGGTCTTTATCGCATGAACCTTAAATCCACACGCGATATAGCCTTTGCATTTACTATCGCGGAATCGCTTATGCTTCTGTATTACATACTATTTGACGGCACAATCCTGCATTCAGGTGGTGTATTTCCCAGCAGTGTATATTCCATTATAGTAAGTGCCATTACATTTGTAATTTCGCATCACGGACTCAAGTCCTCAAAGAGGCCTTTTAAGTCATACCGCTTCTTGTGTATCACATATTTCTTTCTGATCATCGGATTTGGTATGTTTGTTTCTTTTTACCATTATGTACGCGGCAAGCAGATGTTTATCTTTTTTGCAGCCATCTTCTGTCTTGTTAATTTTATTTTGCTTCCACCTTGTGTGAGCTCAATACTCATATGGGGTGCATACCTTGTGTTTTACCTGATCCTTTATTCCTATGATGGTGCAAAAACAATTAATCTTTTTAATTATTGTATTTTTGCAATTCTTACACTTGTAGGTTCTTTAAACAAATACAGAATGCAGGCCACAGAGCTTGAGCGTATCCATCGCATCGAGACCATGAACGACATGCTTCAGAATGTGCCCGTTCATGATAATGTCACTGATATGAAAAACCGCTACGCTCTCAGAGATGATTTTAATTCATATCAGAATCATCACATTATTGTAGTTATGCTAGACCTGGATGAATTCAAAAAAATTATTGAAGAGTTGGGGCAGGATGTAAGTGACTCAATCCTCAGACAGGTAGGCGAGTGCATTAAAACAAACCTCACTGACAGCCATTCATATCGATATGGTTCCGATTCTTTCCTTATAATATTGCAGGATATGGAGCTTAGTGATGCACTGCAGAAGCTATCTATCTGGGAACGCAATATGGCAACGCTCAGTATTCCTGAAATAAACAAGCCTATTCATTACACCAGCGGCTATTCTCACGGTACACCAAGAGATGAGGATGAGCTTAGAATGCTTATAGAGGCAGCTGACCGTAAGAGAAGGGATTTTTGCTAA
- a CDS encoding DUF3048 domain-containing protein translates to MKFNKRIISVALTAMMLTASVGCGKSEAPAEDSSEGLSWESIEGESTEAPVVEEAPVEEEAAPEIVSAEIPAGMYRSELTGEPISESLKDQRPIAAMVDNESIALPHFGISECDVVYEMMNSTQNGRITRLMCLMKDWGSLKQLGSIRSTRPTNIILSAEWNAVLCHDGGPKVHIDPYLAKEWGNNHFSGTFSRVDNGKKREYTEYILAGDLENNFSGSNFSTTYNEFTPDGVKEAHFNFTPWGNEVNLESKGYAQCIDANTIDIIPFEHNSSKLVYNESTKEYEYYDYGNPHKDGEDGAVLSFKNVILQKCTFNQLDDHGYLIYNCIDINQPGYYCTNGKATDIVWTKTGELVKTQFFDSQANELEINNGKTYIALVPADTWDQLVIQ, encoded by the coding sequence ATGAAGTTTAATAAAAGAATCATTAGCGTCGCGCTTACAGCGATGATGCTCACAGCATCAGTAGGATGCGGTAAATCAGAAGCACCTGCCGAAGACTCTTCCGAAGGTCTTTCCTGGGAATCTATCGAGGGTGAATCTACAGAGGCACCGGTGGTTGAGGAAGCTCCTGTTGAAGAAGAAGCCGCTCCAGAGATTGTTTCAGCTGAAATTCCTGCCGGAATGTACAGAAGTGAGCTTACAGGTGAACCTATAAGCGAATCACTTAAGGATCAACGCCCGATTGCAGCCATGGTTGACAATGAATCTATCGCTCTTCCTCACTTTGGTATCTCAGAGTGTGATGTTGTTTACGAGATGATGAACAGTACTCAGAACGGTCGTATCACACGTCTTATGTGCCTTATGAAGGATTGGGGTTCACTCAAGCAGCTCGGTTCAATCAGAAGTACAAGACCTACAAATATTATTCTTTCCGCTGAATGGAACGCAGTTCTTTGTCACGATGGTGGTCCGAAGGTACATATCGATCCTTATCTTGCAAAGGAATGGGGTAACAATCACTTCTCAGGTACTTTCTCCCGTGTAGACAACGGCAAAAAGAGAGAATACACAGAGTATATCCTTGCCGGAGACCTTGAGAACAATTTCTCCGGAAGTAACTTCTCAACAACATACAACGAATTTACTCCCGATGGTGTAAAGGAAGCTCACTTTAATTTCACTCCCTGGGGAAATGAAGTCAACCTTGAGAGCAAGGGCTATGCTCAGTGCATCGATGCCAATACCATTGATATCATTCCTTTTGAGCACAACAGCTCAAAGCTGGTATACAATGAATCAACCAAGGAATATGAGTACTATGACTACGGCAATCCTCACAAGGATGGCGAAGATGGGGCTGTTCTTTCATTTAAGAATGTAATTCTTCAGAAATGTACATTCAATCAGCTCGATGATCATGGTTACCTTATTTATAACTGCATCGATATCAACCAGCCCGGTTACTACTGCACAAATGGTAAGGCTACCGATATTGTTTGGACAAAGACAGGCGAACTTGTTAAAACTCAGTTCTTTGATTCACAGGCAAACGAGCTTGAGATCAACAATGGTAAAACATATATCGCACTTGTTCCTGCTGATACATGGGATCAGTTAGTTATACAGTAA
- a CDS encoding ABC transporter ATP-binding protein, with the protein MSDKKKVIVTLNNVSREYNSGDGKLEALKNISLEIYEKEFVVILGESGCGKTTVLNIIGGMDHLTTGELKVEGNDYSHPTPQELTEYRRHYIGFVFQDYHLMPNLTAKENVEFISVLSESSMSPDEAIAVVGLSDRAGNYPAQLSGGQQQRVSIARAICKRPKLILADEPTAALDYSTSIEVLSVFERIVREEGTTVVMVTHNNEIAKMADRIIKIKDGQLDSIVENSSPASASSLVW; encoded by the coding sequence ATGTCTGATAAAAAGAAGGTCATAGTCACCCTGAATAATGTCTCCAGAGAATATAATTCCGGGGACGGTAAACTTGAAGCCCTAAAAAACATTTCACTTGAAATATACGAGAAAGAATTCGTGGTTATTCTGGGCGAAAGCGGTTGCGGAAAAACAACTGTATTAAATATTATAGGCGGAATGGATCACCTTACAACAGGTGAGCTCAAAGTTGAAGGCAATGATTACTCGCACCCGACTCCGCAAGAGCTCACAGAATACAGACGCCACTATATTGGCTTTGTATTTCAGGATTATCATCTTATGCCAAATCTTACCGCAAAGGAAAATGTTGAATTTATATCGGTTCTTTCAGAGTCTTCTATGTCTCCGGATGAAGCAATTGCAGTCGTCGGTCTATCCGATAGAGCAGGAAATTATCCTGCCCAGCTAAGTGGTGGTCAACAGCAGCGTGTTTCAATTGCACGAGCAATATGCAAACGCCCTAAGCTGATACTTGCAGACGAACCTACAGCCGCTCTTGATTATTCTACAAGTATTGAAGTACTATCCGTGTTTGAGCGGATTGTCAGAGAAGAAGGAACTACCGTTGTTATGGTTACTCATAATAATGAGATAGCAAAAATGGCTGACAGAATCATAAAGATAAAGGACGGACAGCTTGACTCAATAGTTGAAAATTCTTCTCCTGCAAGTGCAAGCAGTCTTGTATGGTAA
- a CDS encoding ABC transporter ATP-binding protein gives MSDNILEVKHLKKYFPIKGGFFGGVTGNVKAVDDVTFSIPRGTTMGLVGESGCGKSTTGRTILRLLEKTEGDILFNGEDISKYDKKKLRELRTKMQIIFQDPYSSLSPRLPIGEIIGEAVREHGLVPKAEFDDYITEIMKECGLQPYHKDRYPHEFSGGQRQRICIARALAVKPEFVVCDEPVSALDVSIQAQIINLLKELQEKNNLTYLFISHDLSVVEHISDAVGVMYLGNLVETGKTEDIFANPLHPYTKALFSAIPMPDPDIKKERVLLEGDIPSPANPPKGCKFHTRCPHCMDCCKEQDPMPKDMGNGHVVRCHLYNDK, from the coding sequence ATGAGTGATAATATACTTGAAGTAAAGCACCTCAAGAAATATTTCCCTATTAAGGGTGGTTTCTTCGGTGGCGTTACAGGAAATGTTAAAGCTGTTGATGATGTTACATTCTCAATTCCGCGCGGAACAACAATGGGACTTGTAGGTGAGTCAGGCTGCGGTAAGTCAACAACTGGTAGAACTATATTAAGGCTTCTTGAGAAGACAGAGGGCGATATCTTATTTAATGGTGAAGATATCAGCAAATATGATAAAAAGAAGCTTCGTGAGCTCCGTACAAAGATGCAGATCATTTTCCAGGATCCGTATTCATCTCTTTCACCTCGTCTTCCTATCGGCGAGATTATTGGTGAGGCTGTTCGTGAACATGGTCTTGTTCCAAAGGCTGAATTTGATGATTATATTACAGAGATTATGAAGGAATGCGGTCTTCAGCCATATCACAAAGATCGTTATCCTCATGAATTCTCAGGTGGACAAAGACAGCGTATATGTATCGCAAGAGCACTTGCTGTTAAGCCTGAGTTTGTAGTATGTGATGAGCCTGTATCAGCGCTTGACGTTTCAATTCAGGCACAGATCATCAATCTGCTTAAGGAATTACAGGAGAAAAATAATCTTACTTATCTGTTTATCTCACACGACCTTTCTGTCGTTGAGCATATTTCAGATGCTGTAGGTGTTATGTATCTTGGTAATCTGGTTGAGACAGGTAAGACAGAGGATATTTTCGCTAATCCGCTTCATCCTTATACAAAGGCTCTTTTCAGTGCTATTCCTATGCCTGATCCGGATATCAAGAAGGAGAGAGTTCTTCTGGAGGGTGATATACCGTCACCTGCTAATCCGCCTAAGGGATGTAAGTTCCATACGAGATGTCCTCATTGTATGGATTGCTGCAAGGAGCAGGATCCTATGCCCAAGGATATGGGTAACGGACATGTAGTAAGATGTCATCTTTACAACGACAAATAA
- a CDS encoding putative bifunctional diguanylate cyclase/phosphodiesterase: protein MITLLSLGIIAIGILAIRARSISRTVGTIWIDLQIDVTIAYILLIWALETYDNYIGFKGDLCYVASETLFIITLNTYLLCALKITIGLVRYWEKSPLLSIFPFVLQLIYLLVLNPINHIAFFSDVRGTITIERMIFIFLSTLFSLSYVVVSIFLAWRHIRRLGKVAASVITTIVLIVFGMLILNNCVTDFKYMGAAFSASVTFNLVMLYLVDNPTDPKTGLYNQKAFFRAVEEDLILNPNTEYQLCLLDIRDFQDVNERFGFERGDDILRRVAAEMRRKFSWEVELAYLGEDNFAGLFPQGSYWMLQGNLSLDEMYPGEEMDYTLSLYSGVYPITDRKMNPQLMCDRARFAMDFIRYEYSKHEHIFDEKQNHAFEMQAYMQHNCDRAIHERCFVPYFQPIYDARTKKICSAEALVRWKDKQYGLISPGDFIPLFERNGFINKLDLYMWESVCRQISEWRSEGILVPPISVNISRRDLQMENLYEIILDLIKKYHLSPNDIKLEITESAFVAENQKFFSTVDLLKEVGFRILMDDFGSGYSSFNTFKNAHVDILKADMKFMDGIGSSEKGKIVINTIVEMTKKLDMPIVVEGVETEEQYEYLRSIGCEMIQGFYFSKPVPADVFKSLIE from the coding sequence ATGATCACTTTACTAAGTCTTGGGATCATAGCAATCGGCATACTTGCGATTCGTGCACGTAGTATCAGCCGCACAGTAGGCACGATCTGGATTGATCTGCAAATTGATGTGACAATTGCATATATTTTACTTATATGGGCGCTGGAAACCTATGACAATTATATTGGCTTTAAGGGCGACCTGTGTTACGTTGCAAGTGAAACGCTGTTTATTATTACTCTAAACACCTATCTTCTTTGTGCACTGAAAATAACTATAGGACTTGTCAGGTATTGGGAAAAGAGTCCGCTTTTATCAATATTTCCCTTTGTATTACAGCTAATATATCTTCTTGTATTAAATCCAATAAATCACATTGCATTCTTTAGTGATGTAAGAGGTACAATAACTATTGAGAGGATGATATTTATCTTTCTATCCACTCTTTTCAGCCTTTCCTATGTTGTGGTTTCAATATTTCTGGCATGGAGACATATCCGAAGGCTGGGAAAGGTAGCTGCTTCCGTTATCACAACCATTGTTCTCATAGTTTTCGGAATGCTTATTTTGAATAACTGTGTAACAGATTTTAAATATATGGGTGCGGCATTTTCAGCTTCCGTAACCTTTAACCTGGTCATGCTATATCTTGTTGATAATCCGACTGATCCAAAGACAGGATTATATAATCAAAAAGCTTTTTTCAGAGCAGTTGAAGAGGATTTGATTTTAAATCCCAACACAGAATACCAGCTATGTCTGCTTGACATAAGAGATTTTCAGGATGTTAATGAAAGATTTGGCTTTGAAAGAGGAGATGATATATTAAGGCGAGTGGCTGCCGAGATGAGGAGAAAATTCTCATGGGAAGTAGAACTTGCTTATCTTGGAGAAGATAATTTTGCGGGATTGTTTCCCCAGGGGTCATATTGGATGCTTCAGGGAAATCTTTCTCTGGATGAGATGTATCCGGGCGAGGAGATGGATTATACATTATCACTCTATTCCGGAGTCTATCCTATAACAGACAGAAAAATGAATCCTCAGCTTATGTGCGACAGGGCAAGATTTGCCATGGATTTCATTCGCTATGAGTACAGTAAGCATGAGCATATCTTTGATGAAAAACAGAATCATGCTTTTGAGATGCAGGCATATATGCAACACAATTGCGATAGGGCTATTCATGAAAGATGCTTTGTGCCGTATTTTCAACCAATATATGATGCACGGACAAAAAAAATCTGCAGTGCAGAGGCTCTGGTAAGATGGAAAGATAAACAATACGGACTTATAAGTCCGGGAGATTTTATACCATTATTTGAACGAAACGGATTTATAAACAAGCTTGATTTATATATGTGGGAATCTGTCTGCAGGCAGATTTCGGAATGGAGGAGTGAAGGAATACTTGTACCTCCGATTTCAGTGAATATTTCAAGAAGAGATTTGCAGATGGAAAATCTGTACGAGATTATACTTGATCTTATAAAGAAATACCATCTTTCTCCGAATGACATTAAGCTTGAAATAACGGAAAGTGCATTTGTGGCTGAAAATCAGAAGTTCTTCAGTACCGTAGATCTTCTAAAGGAAGTTGGCTTCAGAATTCTTATGGATGATTTCGGAAGCGGATATTCAAGCTTTAATACTTTTAAAAATGCCCATGTTGATATATTAAAGGCTGATATGAAGTTCATGGATGGAATAGGTTCATCTGAAAAAGGAAAGATTGTTATAAATACAATAGTTGAGATGACCAAGAAGCTTGATATGCCTATAGTGGTTGAAGGAGTAGAAACTGAGGAGCAATATGAATATCTAAGGTCAATAGGCTGCGAAATGATACAGGGATTTTATTTTTCAAAACCCGTGCCGGCTGATGTGTTCAAATCCCTAATAGAGTAG